From the Candidatus Deferrimicrobium sp. genome, the window GGAAGGAAAGGACGATGCGGGACATCATCACGCTGGCGTGCGTCGACTGCAAGAACCGGAACTACACGACCACGAAGAACAGGAAAACAACGCCCGACAAGCTCGAGATGAAGAAGTTCTGCTCCACGTGCCGCAAGCACACGGCGCACAAGGAGACCAAGTAGAAGGGGCGGGGAGCGCGAAGGCCAGTAGCTCTAACGGCTAGAGCAGCGGACTCCAAATCCGCGGGTTGGGGGTTCGAATCCCTCCTGGCCTGCCACTTTTCTCCGAAGACGGGAGCGTTTCGATCATGGCGAAGACGATCAAGGACAGGTTGCTGGAACGGTTGCCCGGTACCCGCACCGCTACCGATGAGGGTCGTGGAGCGGCGGCCGCGGTGGGCTTCGTCCCGCGGGTAACCGGCTTTTACCAGGAGTGGATCACCGAGATGAAGAAGGTCACCTGGCCTGGGCGGAAGGACACGCTCTCGTCCACGGCCGTGGTCATCGTGGTCGTCCTCATCATCGTGGCGTTCCTTGGTCTGGTGGACTTCGCCCTCGGACGAATCACCCAGTCGATCCTGAGCTTCTGAACTCCCAAGAGGAAACGATGGCGAAACAGTGGTTCGTCGTTCATACCTATTCCGGGTATGAGAAGAAGGTCAGGGAATCCCTGCTGAACCGGATCGTCACGGAAGGGATGCAGGACCGCTTCGGCGACGTCCTGATCCCGGCCGAGACGGTCGTGGAGATGAAAAACGGGAAGAAGAAGACCGGGACGCGCTCCTTTTTCCCCGGATACCTTCTCGTCAACATGGATCTCGACGAGGAGACCTGGCACCTCGTGCGGCACACCCCGAAGGTCACCGGATTCGTCGGAGGCCAGCACCCGGCGCCCATCCCCGAGCCCGACGTCGAGGACATCAAGTCCCAGATGGTCGAAGGACGGCTGAAGCCCAAGCCGAAGATCACCTTCACGGAGGGGGAGAGCGTCCGCGTGGTCGACGGTCCCTTCGCGACCTTCACCGGCGTCGTGGACAGCGTCAAGCCGGACAAGGGGAAGGTAACCGTCCTCGTCTCCATCTTCGGGCGCGCCACCCCGGTGGAGCTCGATTTCACGCAGGTCGAAAAGGCGTAGGAGGGAAAAGGAGAAACCATGGCGAAAAAAGTCGTTGCCCAGATCAAGCTGCAGATCGTGGCCGGGAAGGCGAACCCCTCGCCTCCCGTGGGTCCCGCTCTCGGGCAGCACGGCGTGAACATCATGGAGTTCTGCAAGGCGTTCAACGCGAAGACGGCGTCCCAGGAGGGGATGGTCATCCCCGTGGTGATCACCGTGTTCGCGGACCGGTCGTTCACCTTCATCACCAAGACCCCGCCGGCGTCGGTTTTGCTGCTCAAGGCAGCGGGGCTCGAGAAGGGGAGCAAGACCCCGAAAAAGGAAAAGTGCGGAAAGGTCACAAGGGACAAGGTCGTCGAGATCGCGAAGCTGAAGCTGGTGGACCTCGACGTGAAGGACCTCGCCGCCGCCGTCAAGACGGTCGAGGGGACGGCGCGCAGCATGGGGCTCGACGTCGTCTGACGGGAAACGGAACAATAATGATGAAGTCGCCCCCGGCGCTGTCCGCGGGGCGGGAAGGGAGGGGGAAATGCCGCGGCAAGGGAAAAAATACCTGGAAGCACGGGGCAAGGTGAACAGGGAGGCAAAGTACTCTCTCGACGAAGCGCTGGACCTTCTGAAGGAGACGGCCCGGGCGAAATTCGACGAGACGGTGGAGGTCGCGATGCGGCTGGGGGTCGATCCGAAGTATCCGGACCAGCAGGTCCGGGGCTCGGTGGTGCTCCCCCACGGTACGGGAAAGAGCGTGCGCGTCCTCGTGTTCGCCAAGGGCGAGAAGGTAAAGGAGGCGCAGGACGCCGGCGCCGACTTCGTCGGAAGCGACGACCTTCTGGCGAAGATCCAGGGCGGGTGGCTCGATTTCGACAAGGCGGTCGCCACGCCGGACATGATGGGCGGGGTCGGACGGATCGGGAAGCTGCTCGGACCTCGCGGGCTGATGCCGAACCCGAAGGTCGGGACCGTCACCTTCGATATCGCAAGGGCGGTGCGGGACCTGAAGGGCGGAAAGGTCGAGTTCCGGGTCGACAAGACCGCCACGCTCCACGCCGGGATCGGCAAGGTCGGATTCGGGAAAGAGAAGCTCCGGGAGAATTTCCTCACCTTCTTCGAGGCGATCATGAAGGCGAAGCCGTCGGGGGCCAAGGGGGTGTACATCCGCACCCTTTCGCTCTCCTCGACGATGGGGCCGGGGATCCGGATGAATTTCAACGCGCTG encodes:
- the rpmG gene encoding 50S ribosomal protein L33 yields the protein MRDIITLACVDCKNRNYTTTKNRKTTPDKLEMKKFCSTCRKHTAHKETK
- the secE gene encoding preprotein translocase subunit SecE yields the protein MAKTIKDRLLERLPGTRTATDEGRGAAAAVGFVPRVTGFYQEWITEMKKVTWPGRKDTLSSTAVVIVVVLIIVAFLGLVDFALGRITQSILSF
- the rplK gene encoding 50S ribosomal protein L11, yielding MAKKVVAQIKLQIVAGKANPSPPVGPALGQHGVNIMEFCKAFNAKTASQEGMVIPVVITVFADRSFTFITKTPPASVLLLKAAGLEKGSKTPKKEKCGKVTRDKVVEIAKLKLVDLDVKDLAAAVKTVEGTARSMGLDVV
- the nusG gene encoding transcription termination/antitermination protein NusG → MAKQWFVVHTYSGYEKKVRESLLNRIVTEGMQDRFGDVLIPAETVVEMKNGKKKTGTRSFFPGYLLVNMDLDEETWHLVRHTPKVTGFVGGQHPAPIPEPDVEDIKSQMVEGRLKPKPKITFTEGESVRVVDGPFATFTGVVDSVKPDKGKVTVLVSIFGRATPVELDFTQVEKA
- the rplA gene encoding 50S ribosomal protein L1, which gives rise to MPRQGKKYLEARGKVNREAKYSLDEALDLLKETARAKFDETVEVAMRLGVDPKYPDQQVRGSVVLPHGTGKSVRVLVFAKGEKVKEAQDAGADFVGSDDLLAKIQGGWLDFDKAVATPDMMGGVGRIGKLLGPRGLMPNPKVGTVTFDIARAVRDLKGGKVEFRVDKTATLHAGIGKVGFGKEKLRENFLTFFEAIMKAKPSGAKGVYIRTLSLSSTMGPGIRMNFNALLMEK